One Hordeum vulgare subsp. vulgare chromosome 4H, MorexV3_pseudomolecules_assembly, whole genome shotgun sequence DNA window includes the following coding sequences:
- the LOC123447280 gene encoding probable carboxylesterase 2 produces MDPESEVTFEFVPVIRQYRSGRVERLLPVDPVPPSVHAVTGVASRDVVFDPATGTWARLYLPACHPDGDRLPVMVYLHGGGLVAGSAADAPEHAFLNRLCARARAVGVSVEYRLAPEHPVPACYDDAWAALRWAAEGADPWLRDLGDRGRMFVVGYSAGGNVAHHVALRAGSEADALPRGARVRGLGLLHPYFLSAKKSADGERSSWLRGKLEELWAFACGGRTAGLDDPRINPVADGAPSLRRLGCDRVLVCLAEDELRLRGKAYHDGLLGSGWAEGDADLFDSVGEDHQFFLREPPSATALVLMDRLVALLGAGVNQQ; encoded by the coding sequence ATGGACCCTGAATCCGAGGTCACGTTCGAGTTCGTGCCGGTGATCCGGCAGTACAGGAGCGGCCGCGTCGAGCGCCTGCTCCCCGTGGACCCCGTCCCGCCCTCCGTCCACGCCGTCACCGGAGTCGCCTCCAGGGACGTCGTCTTCGACCCGGCCACCGGCACGTGGGCTCGCCTCTACCTCCCCGCGTGCCATCCCGACGGCGACAGGCTCCCCGTCATGGTGTACCTCCACGGCGGCGGCCTCGTCGCCGGCTCGGCCGCGGACGCGCCCGAGCACGCGTTCCTCAACCGGCTGTGCGCCCGCGCGCGCGCCGTCGGCGTGTCCGTCGAGTACCGCCTCGCGCCGGAGCACCCCGTCCCGGCCTGCTACGACGACGCGTGGGCCGCGCTCCGGTGGGCCGCGGAGGGCGCCGACCCGTGGCTCCGTGACCTCGGCGACCGCGGCCGGATGTTCGTGGTCGGGTACAGCGCCGGCGGCAATGTCGCCCACCACGTGGCGCTCCGGGCGGGCTCGGAGGCCGACGCGCTCCCCCGCGGCGCCCGGGTCAGAGGCCTCGGGCTCCTGCACCCCTACTTCCTCTCGGCCAAGAAGTCGGCCGACGGCGAGCGCTCGTCGTGGCTGAGGGGCAAGCTGGAGGAGCTGTGGGCGTTCGCGTGCGGCGGGCGCACCGCCGGGCTGGACGACCCGCGGATCAACCCGGTGGCCGACGGGGCCCCGAGCCTGCGGCGGCTCGGCTGCGACCGCGTCCTCGTCTGCCTCGCCGAGGACGAGCTGCGGCTCCGAGGCAAGGCGTACCACGACGGGCTGCTGGGGAGCGGGTGGGCGGAGGGCGACGCCGATCTGTTCGACTCCGTCGGCGAGGACCACCAGTTCTTCCTCCGGGAGCCACCGAGCGCGACGGCGCTGGTTCTCATGGACCGGCTGGTCGCGCTCCTCGGTGCCGGTGTGAACCAGCAGTAG